A part of Nostoc sp. C052 genomic DNA contains:
- a CDS encoding phosphoketolase family protein has protein sequence MRFSILPTPANSEISIQQVRAAHQAELDAIARYCRLTNYLAAAQIYLKDNFLLKQPLKSEHIKDCLLGHWGTCPGINLIYVHLNCLIQHHDISLFLVAEAGYGTPAMLANLYLERSIQACYPELTLDANGLATLIRGFSCPCGFLNHDYAGEELGYALAVAFGAVMDNPDLIVACVISDQEAETGATANAWDSYKLIDPAKSGAVLPILHLNGDKTSTPAIYAAMSDIELQQRFTGYGYQVRIVGSQKNQFDKDSATQNALDLNADLYSSLDWAYREICRIQQAARLGQAITQPKFPLLIVRSPKDWTGIQEIDGASIEKSHRSHPIPAKDVKTNPQQLQLLEDWLRSYKIEELFDQQGCPIREILNLCPQDKQRMGCLAHISGEGVYKPLNLPNIFDFEIPIQTKSCSHEEDQFSSTEQIGKYIKTVIEQNPQTFRIFCLDQLESSNLSGVLEVNHRNDHGSIQSDDLQVSLRKERMLEFFSQHTCQGWLQGYVLTGRYGLFLSYEASLNSIISMMNQHARFLKLSKTFPWHSRSVGFAQSSVASLNYLAVSTPWQQESSDFSQQSSSFINAVLTQKAEIVRVYLPPDANCLLTTIAHCLNTTDQINLILTSADPMPQWLTMAEAITHCRAGASIWHWASTDEGIDPDVVLVGIGDRSTVEVMAAAHILRDEMPALRVRVVNVTDLRVLEEDAENSQHLDKEMFEALFTRDRPLIINFHGTLTVLEQLFFGRPNPDRFQLNGDRGEVIPSFAQNLRHGTSRFHLIIQAIRLAAPHNPVVAARASERVHYYRHILAERYRSSQKLGGDRASPSLS, from the coding sequence ATGCGTTTCTCAATTCTGCCGACTCCTGCCAATTCTGAAATTTCGATCCAACAAGTCCGGGCGGCTCATCAGGCGGAGCTAGACGCGATCGCGCGTTATTGTCGCCTAACGAATTACCTTGCAGCGGCTCAAATCTACCTGAAAGACAATTTTCTACTCAAGCAACCCTTAAAGTCGGAGCATATCAAAGACTGTCTGCTAGGACACTGGGGCACTTGCCCTGGCATTAACTTGATCTATGTTCACCTCAATTGCCTGATTCAGCACCATGACATCAGCCTTTTCCTCGTCGCAGAGGCAGGATACGGAACACCTGCAATGTTGGCAAACCTTTACCTAGAAAGGTCTATCCAGGCGTGTTATCCCGAACTGACTCTAGATGCTAATGGACTGGCAACCTTAATTCGCGGCTTTTCCTGTCCCTGTGGTTTTCTGAATCACGATTATGCAGGTGAAGAACTCGGTTATGCTCTCGCTGTTGCTTTTGGGGCAGTCATGGATAATCCTGACTTGATTGTGGCTTGCGTTATTAGCGATCAAGAAGCAGAAACAGGAGCGACAGCTAATGCCTGGGATAGCTACAAGTTGATCGATCCAGCAAAATCTGGCGCAGTGCTGCCGATCTTGCACCTCAATGGCGATAAGACTTCAACTCCCGCTATCTACGCTGCGATGAGTGATATTGAACTTCAGCAACGATTTACAGGCTACGGCTATCAAGTCCGAATTGTTGGCAGTCAGAAAAATCAGTTTGACAAAGATTCGGCGACTCAAAATGCGCTCGATCTAAATGCTGATCTTTATAGCTCACTCGATTGGGCATATCGAGAGATTTGCAGAATTCAGCAAGCGGCACGTTTAGGGCAAGCGATTACTCAACCCAAGTTTCCTTTATTGATTGTGCGATCGCCCAAAGACTGGACAGGCATCCAGGAAATTGATGGAGCGTCGATAGAGAAGTCTCATCGCTCTCACCCAATTCCTGCCAAAGATGTAAAGACCAATCCGCAACAGTTGCAGCTTCTAGAAGACTGGTTACGCTCTTATAAAATTGAAGAATTGTTTGACCAACAGGGTTGCCCGATTCGAGAGATTCTAAATCTTTGCCCCCAAGATAAGCAACGCATGGGCTGTCTTGCTCACATATCTGGCGAAGGTGTCTACAAGCCCCTAAATTTACCGAATATCTTTGACTTTGAAATTCCAATTCAAACAAAGTCCTGTTCACATGAAGAAGATCAATTCAGCAGTACAGAACAGATTGGAAAGTACATCAAAACAGTCATTGAGCAAAATCCACAAACGTTCCGTATTTTCTGCCTTGATCAGCTAGAGTCGAGCAATTTATCAGGCGTACTAGAAGTCAACCATCGCAATGATCATGGTTCGATTCAGTCTGATGATTTGCAGGTCAGTTTGAGAAAAGAACGGATGCTGGAGTTTTTCAGCCAGCACACTTGTCAAGGATGGCTTCAGGGCTATGTGCTTACAGGTCGGTACGGACTTTTTCTATCGTATGAAGCGTCTTTAAACAGCATTATCAGCATGATGAACCAGCACGCCAGGTTCTTGAAACTGTCCAAAACATTCCCGTGGCATTCGCGAAGCGTGGGCTTTGCCCAATCATCCGTCGCCTCTCTGAATTATTTAGCAGTTTCAACCCCGTGGCAGCAGGAATCCAGTGACTTTTCTCAGCAAAGCTCTAGTTTTATCAATGCTGTGCTGACGCAAAAAGCGGAAATCGTGCGAGTTTATCTACCGCCAGATGCCAACTGTTTGCTCACGACGATCGCGCACTGCTTAAACACGACCGATCAGATTAATCTCATCCTTACCAGTGCTGATCCGATGCCGCAATGGTTAACGATGGCTGAAGCGATCACGCACTGTCGGGCAGGTGCTTCAATTTGGCACTGGGCAAGCACCGATGAAGGCATCGATCCTGATGTAGTGCTAGTTGGAATTGGCGATCGTTCCACAGTTGAAGTCATGGCAGCCGCTCACATCTTGCGGGACGAAATGCCAGCACTGCGGGTGCGGGTGGTAAATGTCACCGACTTGCGAGTGTTGGAAGAAGACGCGGAAAATTCTCAGCATTTAGACAAAGAAATGTTTGAAGCATTGTTCACGCGCGATCGCCCACTCATTATCAACTTTCATGGCACTCTCACAGTTTTGGAACAGCTATTTTTTGGTCGTCCAAATCCTGACCGCTTTCAACTCAATGGCGATCGAGGCGAAGTCATCCCCTCGTTTGCTCAAAATCTGCGTCATGGCACTTCACGCTTTCATTTAATCATCCAGGCGATTCGATTGGCAGCCCCGCACAATCCCGTCGTTGCGGCACGAGCGAGTGAACGAGTGCATTACTACAGGCATAT